ATTAATTAAAAACCATCCAAAAATTTTTATGTGGTATAGTGATATAACAGCTCTTCATTTAGGCACTTATGCTAAAACCGGGCTTACCACCTTTTAAGGTCCAGCGATCTTACCGCAATTTGGGGAATTCGGTGGGTTGTATCCCTTTACGAAACGCTATATGACGGATTTATTAATGGAAGGAAAAATCGTAACCTATCAAGCTTCTGAGGAATGGATAAACGAGCGGTTAATGTGGGATGAAAAGGATAACCGAAAACGAACCGCGCACCCAAACGAAGGCATGATTGTATTAAAAGAGGGAAGTGCGACTGGTCCCATCATTTCTGGAAACGTATGAACCCTTATGGGGAGGAACCACTTGAGAGAACGAACAGGAAAAGCAACGTTTACATTATACCGCGCAGAGATTACGAGAATTCATTTCAACTATTGAAAAGTAAGAGTAGAACC
This region of Bacillus sp. (in: firmicutes) genomic DNA includes:
- a CDS encoding LD-carboxypeptidase; translation: MFPLLEYLDYELIKNHPKIFMWYSDITALHLGTYAKTGLTTF